The Epinephelus fuscoguttatus linkage group LG7, E.fuscoguttatus.final_Chr_v1 DNA window CATGACAGTGTCCTTACTGTGAATTTCCTCTGATATTGCTGTGTCACAGGTGCACTGCACATACTTTTTTCAAAATCAGTTCATGGGAAATGTGTGTCTCATATGAATTACATCATGTCAACAAACGTTGCAGGCTGCCTATCAGCTGTGAGCTCGACTGGAGATGTAACCACCCGTAAGGTGGGCAAGTACTTGCTGTCTTCCTGGGTTTGTACTCTAGAAACAGAGAACACGTTTTATACTGTGATATTAATCAGAATTATATTTCATATAGCCAACAGTAAAGCTGTTATTAGTGATGGCCATTTACTAGAGACTTCCAGCTTCCTTgtgatctccctccagccaaGTGCCAgcttatttatgtttttgcGGTTAAATGAGGAAGTGTCGTGCagataattcctcatttcaAACTTCATGAATCAGCTGTTTCTCATCCACTGTGGAGTTTATAAAGTGAGCCACAGGAATTAAAAGAAACGGGGCGTctgacaaaagttcagctctAAAGGCAGGGCTGTGTTGCTCTCTGTCAGTTACAACATTAAAGTCAGGCGTGCAGCAGCAAAGTCTGGGCTCTGTGCATGAACAGTGTCTGTGGACTCCCTGCCCTGTatctcttgatccatgtctcgCATGcaaatttttatttcaaagtcaGTTCGCTGTCTtactttcttctctttttttagaaCCCTGACTTCCCTTTCTTGAAGCAGActtgccagtgtgtgttggtgctcaGGCTGCATAAGCTGTCACTCACTCGGCTCTAGCTGTGTTTAGAGGCAGTTAGAGATGGTTTAGTCTATTCCTGCTCCTTACATGTCATTCAATGCAACATTCGATGCAATGTTAAAAAAGGTGGATAAATGTTGAATCTGGAAACCCtatttgaaactgaaataaaatcagtCTCTGGGGATGATCTACGCTTAAGTGATGAACACAAGAATCCCGTAACATCTGAATTCACAGAGACCACGCGGCATTAAAAACTCCCAATAATTAACTTGAAGTCAGATGATACAAAGTTTCCTTTACTCAACAGACcatgaaagaaataaaacacacttatACAGATCAATTAACACAAATAATACGAATACACAGAAACAACACATAATTCCTCCTTCGAACTGTATGGAACAAATAGAAATGTATGTTACTGTTAAACATGTTAGTCTTGTGTTAAACCTTCATCTGCAATTTGTGCCATGGGCACACTGCTGGAGTTTGTTGGACCTGAACGGCTGAACCTCGGACGCGCTTGTTGGAGCAGCTGTCTGAGCTGAGCAGGAATATCTTCATGACCATGGAGGTAAACCAGAGGGTTGAGAGCACTGTTCAGACATGCAAGGCCACGACTTATCTGATGAGCGATGTAGACTCCATTGGACCATTCACGACATTTCTTCTGTTTGTACAGAACTCTTGACCAGAGGTTGAGGTTCTTTAAAACATGATAGGGGATGTAACaaacagagaagagaagaatCAAGATGAACAACAACTTCAGACTTCTCTGTTTCAGTACCTTGTCAGTGGTATTTGTGCGGCAGAGAACAACAATCACATGTCCATAGCAGCCCAGTGTGATGAGGAATGGGATACAAAACCCGCTGAATGTCCATCCAAGGCTGTATTTCAGGTAACTCTCAACATAGGTGTTACTGGTGGTATCAAAACATTTCCCAAGCTTGTTTCCATATGTTTTGCTGTAGAACACATCTGGGAGGCTTTGAGCGCTCACCAAGACCCAAACCATGGCTGAGATCCCGACAGAATGAGTCAGAGTTAATCTTCCCATCACTCTCACTGGATGGACAACAGCCAGGTACCTGTACACACTTATACAAGTGAGGAACCCGATGCTGCCATAGAGATTCAGGTTGAAGCAGAATCTTGTGATCTTGCAGAATGCGTCTCCAAAGATCCATTTACTCTTCATAAAGTAGTACACCACCAAGAATGGGAGAGTGAGCAGGTACAAAATATCAGCAAGTCCAAGGTTGAGAACAAAAACATTGATGATTTTTAGCTTCTTCCAGTTGTGCAGCAAAGACTTCAGTCCCCATCCGTTAGCTACCAGACCAATGATGAAGACTGTGATGTAAACAGGAGGCAGAAATCTGCCTGTAAAGTCAAAGCTGACACGAGGACAAGAGGATTTGTTCATTCTGTCTCCCGAAAAACAGCAAGAATGCAGTGTTTGCCAAGAGTGGTTCAAGTAACTTGGGCAATTTCCTGTGAAACTTTCGTCATTCTTAGAGTCTTATCACGGTTCATGGTTAAACAGAAAATTGAAACAAAATCTCAAATGGGAAGTTGATCATATGATAAAATGACACACGGGCTGCatgtaatcatatttttctaATGAGGTGCAAAATGCCCCTTCATTAACTTCATCAACCACTGTTGATTGAGGGAAAATTGACTGAGCATTAGACTCTTTTACTGCAATGACCTGAGTTCACATTCAATGGGCTGGAAGGATACAAACATATAATCACAATAAGGTGatgtaaaaatgtcaataaaaaatgAACAAGTAGCAGGAATGTCTATCACGAATTAtaaacaggaataaaaaaaacagatgaaaaagtTGAATAATTAATAATGAAGTTCTCCCATAAAGGACGGATACATAACAACAATACAAACAGTAATATGTAGGAAATCATGTCTGTCACTTAACCAAAGCAGCTACACTGTGAAACAACCAGATCATCTAGCACACACTTTAAAGATGTACCAACAAATACCTCGCTAATTTAAATACCTCTTGCAGCTTGTTCCATTTATTTGGGGTGAAAAACTAAAAGCTAATTCACTGAGCTCTAAACTGATCCGAGGAGTTTCAAGGGATACAACTTCCTGTGAGCATGTGATGAGAGATTgagttgatttaaaaaaaaaaaagtgaggtaAAGGGGGTAGCTTTCTACAGAGGcgcattgcattcactgaataaaaaaaaaaagatcacaaTCCTTCATGCTGATACAGCTCACAGTGGTGAGTTCTGAAACCATTCCCAGTAATAAAATGGAGAGAACTGTGGACGACTGAAAGCTTGTCATCTACTCAGATGCCAAGATATTTGTCTATCTGTGACACCTTCAATGTGGGCACCATTCACGAAACGAATGGAGTAGGTGTCAAGCCCACACTTCCTTAACCTTGTGAATAGCATGACTTTAGATCTAGGTTAATTTAAAAGATTTTTAAGGATTTCTGCACACTGAAGGTTTGATACAGCTTCCTCTATCGATGGTGCACAAGCATAAAGaactgtgtcatctgcataaaaatgtgcTTTGCAGTTTTCTACAGAGGCACAGATATCATTTATATACGAGGTCAACAACAGTGGACTTAAAATTGAACCTTGTGGccagggcaggaatttcacaaTTTAGCCTtgtgcccttgaaaaaaatatctgccctaaggccacagtggccttgatgaCCCGCCTGAAATGAACCAGAAGATTTTGtggttttctcctctgcctctttcctgtcaacacgGCTTTGACACCTGCgtcttttgagaaaaaaaatgcattgtttGATGACAATCTGGATTCTTATCGGGCaacatcaaatgagacgatgcgTACATCACCAGTGGTGGGTTTGATTTGAGCTTGGCACAAACCACTCGGACAGGCTACaatgacagtttgacaccaTTCTATCCAATCTACCAACCAGGAGACTTCATCAAACGCCCGGGCAGGGGTTGGTACTGAGACCTGGTATTAACCTGtctgacctgcagacagtgaatATCCTCAGtagagaatgttttttttttttttaaatggtaaaGGTGGTGCACCACTCTCCATTCAAATAAATTTCAGATCGACTGACTGACGTGATGTgcattgggttttttttaggaaaTATGACTCAGGATATGCAGTAGTCGCTACTAGAATTGATttcaacttttgttttttttgtaaggaaaaaaaatcccaataaCTGAAATATAGAATCGCAATACTTTAAAATTTGACTTGTACAATCGCAATATAAATCGAATCAGGACAAAAGCTTATCATCCCAGCTCTAGTTATTTATATCTCTTGAGTGTCTTTTAAAGGCACATAGTGCCTGATCGTAGTTAGACATACAGAACCAGACACACGAAACTGCCGTTATTCTTTTATGGTCTTCCTGTGCATCTCTTTGACTGTGTGCAGTCGATAAAGGCGTGTTGCGTTCAGTGAAGCTCATACAATTTGCATCCTGTCTATAtttactaggggtgtaacgatacatcgatccacatcGATACATCGTTTCATTGATTAATGATCCGATTatatcgatgcaaaatgaaaacattgatccatatcgtcatcttaaagatacacatttattttgaaattcacatagcacgtctgtgtcaccatttctgggcaagcgcgcctccactcaaacaacaaacagagctcagaaataaaatggtcaaatcatattctagttgtttttgtgaattgatgtaaatgattgtgttagatgggcatatgataacgcgtcatatcgatcgcaggctcctgaatcgaatcgaatcaaaatcatatcgtgacagactttgtgatatcggcaaacatcATATcatcatccaaacaaatcgatataatatcgtatcgtgatgacgctggtgatttacacccctaatatTTACACCTTTGTTCCgtcaacttcctgtttcactgCAAAGAAATCAAGCACAGCACTGAGCCTCCCGACCACAATCGCAACACATGGTCCTGTTCTCTCAGCAGAACTTTCTGAACAATGACAATTTTCACAGTAGTTCAAGTgaatttaatcttttttaacTGAGCTTTTTTTGAGTGTGTTAACAGCAATATGATCACCACATACATCAAAACCTTGACACGGCACAATTAATGAGTTAAAGCTGCAGATAATGCAATACAGTTACTCATTTCAGACAATTCACACCAACTCGACTAGGGATGATGGGCAGCTGCATGACAGCTTGACGAGGTTGCTGGAGTAGTCGTCTGAGCTGAGCAGGGATATCTTCATTTCCTACTGTTCAACATGTTTGTCTTGTGTTAACGTCCTCTGTGATTTGTGCAACGGGTGTATTACCAGAGTTTGTTGGAGATGGACGTATGAACATCGGAcaagcttgttggaccatctgTCTGAGCTGAGCAGGAATATTCTCATTTCCATGGAGGTAAACCAGAGGGTTGAGAGCACTGTTCAGACACACAAGGCTGCGGCTTATTTGACGAGCAATGTAGACTCCATTGGACCATTTAGCACATATCTTCTGGTTGGACAGAACTCTTGACCAGAGGTTGAGGTTCTTGAAAACATGATAAGGGATGTAACaaacagagaagagaagaatCAAGATGCACAACAACTTCAGACTTCTCTGTTTCTGTACCTTGTGAGTGGTATTTGTGAAACAGAGAACAACAATCACATGTCCATAGCAGCCCAGTGTGATGAGGAATGGGATACAAAACCCAGTGAATGTCCATCCAAGGGTATATTTCAGGTAACTCTCAACATAGATGTTATCTGTTGTATCGAAACATTTCTCAGTGTTGTTTCCATATGGTTTGCTGTATCTTTTGATGTAGAACATGTCTGGGAGACTCTGAACACTCACCAACAGCCAAACCATGACTGAGATGATCACAGAGTGGGTGACTGTTATTCTTCCCGTCACTCTTATTGGATGGACAACAGCCAGGTACCTGTACACACTTATACAAGTGAGGAACCCGATGCTGCCATAGAGATTCAGGTTGAAGCAGAATCTTGTGATCTTGCAGAATGCATCTCCAAAGATCCATTTACTCTTCATAAAGTAGTACACCACCAAGAATGGGAGAGTGAGCAGGTACAAAATATCAGCAAGTCCAAGGTTGAGAACAAAAACATTGATGATTTTTAGCTTCTTCCAGTTGTGCAGCAAAGACTTCAGTCCCCATCCGTTAGCTACCAGACCAATGATGAAGACTATGATGTAAACAGGAGGCAGAAATCTGCCTGTAAAGTCAAAGCTGACACGAGGACAAGAGGATTTGTTCATTCTGTCTCCCGAAAAACAGCAAGAATGCAGTGTTTGCCAAGAGTGGTTCAAGTAACTTGGGCAATTTCCTGTGAAACTTTAGTCATTCTTCTTTAGTCAGTCTTATCGCGGTTCGTGGTTAAACAGGAAATTAAAACGAAATCTCAAATGGGAAGTTGATCATATGATAAAATGACACACGGGCTGCatgtaatcatatttttctaATGAGGTGCAAAATGCCCCTTCATTAACTTCATCAACCACTGTTGATTGAGGGAAAATTGACTGAGCATTCGACTCTTTTACTGCAATGACCTGAGTTCACATTCAATGGGCTGGAAGGATACAAACATATAATCACAATAAAGTGatgtaaaaatgtcaataaaaaatgAACAAGTAGCAGGAATGTCTATCACGAATTAtaaacaggaataaaaaaacagatgaaaaagtTGAATAATTAATAATGAAGTTCTCCCATAAAGGACAGATACATAACAACAATACAAACAGTAATATGTAGGAAATCATGTCTGTCACTTAACCAAAGCAGCTACACTGTGAAACAACCAGATCATCTAGCACACACTTTAAAGATGTACCAACAAATACCTCGCTAATTTAAATACCTCTTGCAGCTTGTTCCATTTATTTGGGGCGAAAAACTAAAAGCTAATTCACTGAGCTCTAAACTGATCTGAGGAGTTTCAAGGGATACAACTTCCTGTGAGCATGTGATGAGAGATTgagttgatttaaaaaaaaaaaaaagtgaggtaAAGGGGGTAGCTTTCTACAGAGGcgcattgcattcactgaattaaaaaaaaagaagatcaCAATCCTTCATGCTGATACAGCTCACAGTGGTGAGTTCTGAAACCATTCCCAGTAATAAAATGGAGAGAACTGTGGACGACTGAAAGCTTGTCATCTACTCAGATGCCAAGATATTTGTCTATCTGTGACACCTTCAATGTGGGCACCATTCACGAAACGAATGGAGTAGGTGTCAAGCCCACACTTCCTTAACCTTGTGAATAGCATGACTTTAGATCTAggttaatttaaaattaaagaTTTTTAAGGATTTCTGCACACTGTCAAATGCACACTGAAGGTT harbors:
- the LOC125891865 gene encoding P2Y purinoceptor 1-like; this encodes MNKSSCPRVSFDFTGRFLPPVYITVFIIGLVANGWGLKSLLHNWKKLKIINVFVLNLGLADILYLLTLPFLVVYYFMKSKWIFGDAFCKITRFCFNLNLYGSIGFLTCISVYRYLAVVHPVRVMGRLTLTHSVGISAMVWVLVSAQSLPDVFYSKTYGNKLGKCFDTTSNTYVESYLKYSLGWTFSGFCIPFLITLGCYGHVIVVLCRTNTTDKVLKQRSLKLLFILILLFSVCYIPYHVLKNLNLWSRVLYKQKKCREWSNGVYIAHQISRGLACLNSALNPLVYLHGHEDIPAQLRQLLQQARPRFSRSGPTNSSSVPMAQIADEGLTQD